One segment of Procambarus clarkii isolate CNS0578487 chromosome 1, FALCON_Pclarkii_2.0, whole genome shotgun sequence DNA contains the following:
- the LOC123764428 gene encoding uncharacterized protein, which produces MSLERLGPSSRYVDYTQPGPSGYRGAPSVSSYEYAPERPPRRERGDRSRSRSRDRESSSRNGYSGREVYYNPGLVEERAPSDRAESEFTVRNEAVINPQLEEEERRAASRAASEIYASTRIPRPHSEISQYSYRTTGGHSDMVSVKTKTTRGGKLVMETMTAPHPCCPNTKSVCCLMVLLNLGLLLITLGFVVVLQLYDPAFVWYIGLCMLIFGFMVLFGSLIYCVFVCREIEKMRPPPGELYWTNHWTKQLNMPEIHYTNTQYKPTDYKGSEYSFKTEPSRTTATSQRY; this is translated from the exons atgaGTCTGGAGAGGCTGGGCCCGTCGTCTCGGTACGTGGACTACACTCAGCCGGGCCCCAGCGGGTACCGGGGCGCCCCCTCCGTCAGCAGCTACGAATACGCCCCGGAGCGGCCGCCCCGCAGGGAGCGGGGAGACCGGAGCAGGTCGAGGTCAAGAGATCGAGAGTCCTCCAGCAGGAATGGCTACTCCGGCAGAGAG GTATATTACAACCCTGGGTTGGTGGAGGAGCGAGCTCCCAGTGACCGAGCAGAAAGCGAGTTCACGGTGAGGAATGAGGCGGTGATCAACCCGCAGCTAGAAGAGGAGGAGCGGCGGGCGGCCTCCAGGGCAGCCTCTGAGATCTATGCCTCCACCAGGATTCCTAGACCTCACTCCGAGAtcag TCAGTATTCTTACCGGACAACTGGAGGCCACAGTGACATGGTTAGCGTGAAGACCAAGACCACGAGGGGTGGGAAACTGGTGATGGAGACAATGACTGCACCTCATCCCTGCTGTCCCAACACCAAGAGTGTCTGCTGCCTCATGGTCCTCCTTAACCTGGGCCTTCTCCTCATCACCCTCGGCTTTGTTGTCGTTCTTCAGCTGTACGACCCTGCTTTTGTCTG GTATATTGGTTTGTGTATGCTTATCTTCGGTTTTATGGTACTGTTTGGCTCTCTCATCTACTGCGTGTTTGTGTGTCGGGAGATAGAGAAGAtgcgaccaccaccaggagaacTCTACTGGACAAACCACTGGACCAAGCAGCTCAACATGCCGGAAATACACTACACCAATACTCAATATAAACCAACAGATTACAAAGGCTCAGAATATTCCTTTAAAACTGAACCAAGCAGAACAACTGCCACTAGCCAGCGGTACTGA